Part of the Streptomyces sp. NBC_00457 genome, GTTCCGGCAGACGCAGCGAGCCGGCCAGCGAGCGTGCCGCCTCGGCCGAGGTCCGGGCCTGCTCTTCGGCGCCCGCCGTCAACCCCTGTGCGTCACCGGGCAGTTCGGCGTCCGCCATCCGCGCCCGGTACACCCCGGAGAGGACCGAGCCTGCCATCGCCACCCCGAGCGTCCCGCCCACCTGCCGTGTGACGCTGTTGACGGCCGATCCGGCGCCCGCGAGATGCGGCGGCACCCCGCTCATCATCACGGCCGTGACCGGCGTACCGACCAGACCCATCCCGAACCCCTGCACCCACAGCAGCGCGGCGACGGTCAGGATGGAGGTCCGTCCGTCGAACCACAGATAACCGACGTACGTGGCGGCCGTGGCCAGGACTCCGGCCGCGACCGTCCACCGGGCCGACAGCAGCCGGCTCATCGCCGGGGAGGCCTGGCTGCCCAGGACGATGCCGACCGCGGCGGCGATCATCACGGTTCCGGCGTCGGCGGGGGAGAGTCCGCGGGGCCCCTGGAGATAGAAGGCCGCGTAGAACAGATGCCCGGCCAGCGCCATGAACGCGATCAGCAGCACCACACTCCCGGCAGTGAACCCGGGCTGCCGGAACAGTCGCAGGTCCAGGCTGGGGGCTGGGGACCTGCGCTGACCGGCCACGAAGGCGGTGAGCAGTGCGCCGCCCAGGAGGAGGGGGAGGAAGACGTGCGGGCCGTACCAGGTCCGTCCGTTGCCGAGTTCGATGATCCCGTAGACCACGCCGCCGAGGCCGAGCACCGACAGGCCCATCCCCGGCAGATCGAGCACCCGGCGCCGGGGACCCTTCAGTTCGGGTACGACGGCCACCACCCCGGCCAGACACAGGGCCACGATCGGCACGTTGACCAGGAACACCGAACCCCACCAGAAATGGCTGAGCAGCGCCCCGCCCACGACCGGGCCGACGGCCACGCCCAGACCGCTGGACGAGCTCCAGATCGCTATCGCCCGGGTGCGTTTCTCCTCCGGAGTGCTCTGCACGATGACCGACAGAGTCGCGGGCATCAGCAGCGCACTGCCCGCGCCCATGAAGGCCCGCGCCACGATCAGCCAGGCCGGGCTCGAGGCGAACGCCCCGGCGCCGGAGGCCGCGCCGAACAGTGCCAGACCGGCGATGAGGGTGGTGCGGGGGCCGAACCGGTCGGCCAGCGCGCCGCCCGCGAAGAGGGTGCCGGCGAAGACCAGGGTGTAGGCGCTCGCCACCCACTCCAGTTCGGCGGGGGTCGCGCCCAGGCCCTCGTCCGGGTCGGCGAGGGTGGTGACGGCGACGTTGAGGACCGAGGTGTCCAGCCAGATCAGCATCTGGGCGCAGACCACGACCACCAGGACGGGCCACGCCCGGGACGGCGCGGCCTTCTCTTCCGTCGGGCTCACGGTGCTCATCGGATGCCTCCGTCGTCCGTGGTGTCGCCGAGGTGCCCGTAGCCGCGCAGCGCCCGGTCGACCAGCGCGTCGGCGGCGCCCGTGTAGCGGGCTGGGTCGAGCAGTTCGGACAGCTGGTCGGTGGTGAGCCGGGCCGACACCTCGGGATGGCCGGACAGCACCTCGCCGATCGTGCGCCCGGTGTCGGCGGCCTCGGCCGAGGCGGCGGTCAGCAGCTTCTTCGCCCGTACCTTGCCGAGCACCGGGGCGAGCGCCACCGTCAGCCGTTCGGTGACGATGGCGCCGCCGGTCAGTTCGAGATTGGCGAGCATCCGTTCGGGGTGGACGATCAGCCCCTCCGCGAGTTCGACGGCCGTGTGTGTGGCCCCGCCCGCCAGCCGCAGAGCCTCCCGCAGCGGCTGCCACTCCGCGTGCCACGCCCCGGCGGGCCGCTCGTCCTCGGCGAGCATGCACTGCGCCAGTACGAGGGCATGGGCGGGCACTTGACGGGCCGCCGCCACGATCAGCGTGGCGAGCGCGGGGTTCCGCTTCTGCGGCATCGCCGAAGAGGCCCCGCGTCCCGCGGCCGCGGGCTCGGACACCTCGCCGATCTCGGTACGGGACAGCGTCTGCACATCGAGCGCGAACTTCCCGAGCGCTCCGGTGACCAGCTGAAGCACCGCGCCCAGTTCGGCGATCGGAGTGCGCACGGTGTGCCACGGCAGCACCGGCTCGGCCAGCCCCAGTGCCTCGGCGAAGGGGGCGAGCAGTTCCACGCCGCCCTCACCCGCCCCGCCGTCCAGTGCCGCGTACTCGCGGTACGCGGCCAGGGTGCCTGCCGCGCCGCCGAGTTGGGCCGGTAGCGCGGATGCGACCGTACGGACCCGGGCCAGGGCGTCGGCGACGAGTTGGAGCCAGCCCGCTGCCTTGAGGCCGAAGGTGGTGGGCACCGCGTGCTGGGCCAGGGTGCGCCCGGCCAGGACGGTGTGGCGGTGGGTGTCGGCCAGCGCGGCCAGGGCGGCGCCGGTGCGTTCCAGGTCGGTGGCGATCAGGCCGAGCACTCTGCGGGCGACCAGCATGGCCGCCGAGTCGAGGATGTCCTGGCTGGTCGACCCGCGGTGCACGTACTCGGCGGCTGCCACGTCCCTGGCGGCGACCACCTCGGTGAAGGCGCTCACCAGCGCGACGACCGGGTTGGCCGCGGCCCGGGCCGCATGGGCCAGGGCGACCAGGTCGAGGCGGTCCGCGTGGGCCACCGAGGCGATCGCCTCCACCGCGGCGGCGGGCGTCAGCCCGACGGCGTGCTGGGCCCGGGCCAGCGCCACTTCGGCGTCCAGCATCGCCTGCAGCCATGCCTCGTCGGTCACCTCGGCCGCGACGGGCGTGCCCGCCCAGGTCGGGGCGAGCAGGCCCGCGTCGGTGCCCACAGACATCCCGTTCACGCTCTTCGGCCCCCTGCGTCTGGTGTCTGACGTACAGTCAAAGTGCTGGCGGACAACGCCACTTCGTTCCCCGCCAGCTGCAGAGCCGCCCGCGCGATCGCGTCCGAGTCCTCCAGCGTCACCGAGCCGACGCCCGGCCTGATGCCGACCGCCGTCACCCAGCGCACGCCCTCCGTCGGCACCCCGAAGGCGAACCGGCGCGGATGCGCCCGGCCCGCCGCGTCCACGAGCCGGGGCGGGCTTCCTGTCACCGCGAGTCCACCCGTCTCCCAGCCGGTCAGCCGGTACGGGCCGCACTGGCCGGCCGTCAGCAGCCCCCGCAGCAGCGGATTCGTGCTCCGCCGCAGATCGACAACGGGCAACCGCGCCTCGACCAGTGCACTCACCAGCACCTCAGGCGCGGACACCAGCTCCGCGTCCACGAGGAAACCGCCTTCGCGTGCCGAGGGCCGCACCCGCATCCGCGGACCGACCATGTGCAGTACCTCGGCCTCGATCAGCGCGATCAGCTGCTCGATCCGGAAGGCCGGCGGACCGATCGAGGTGAACGCGTTCAACGGCGTGTACCAGCCGTCCAGTTCGGCACGGTACGACTCACCGGAGACACCGCCGTGGTCGACCACCAGCCGGATCTCGTTGCGCAGATCCCGCAGGGCGTCCAGCGCGGCCTTCAGCGGCCCGCTCACATTGCCCAGCCGGGCCTCGGCGACATCCCGCCGCAGGTGGTCCAGCAGCCAGTGCCGGAAGTCGTCCCGGCCGGCGAAGGTCCGCTCGCCGTACGGACGCTCGATCCGCTGCCAGTCCCACCGCTCACCGGGCGGCACCGCGTACCGGTCGAGCAGGGCCGCTTCCCCGGCCCCGGCAAGACAGGCCCCGGCAAGACAGGATCGTACGAACTCGTCGGCGGCCCCGGGCCCGTGGGCGGCCAGGATCCACGCCTCGTGGTAGACGGTGCGGACCTCCCGGTCGATCAGCGGCCAGATGTCACTGCGAAAGGTGGCGAGCCGCCCGCCGTCCGCCCGCCGAAGCCCGGCGATGACTTCCGGGGTCAGGAACCGGGGGTGGTGGCGGCCGAGTGCGCCCTTCTCGTTCTCACCCCGGGCGTGGTACGGCACACCGCGCCGCGAACCGGCGTACAGGACCGGCTCGTTGCCGCTCGGGAGGTACACGAGTCCGGACTGGCTCTCCTTGAATGTGCCGCCGCGGCCCTCGGTGAGCAGCGCCACTTGGTCGAAGAAGTTCAGCCCAAGCCCGCGCAGCGCAACCGGCGTGCCCGGCGGGATGCCGCTCAGATCGGTGTCGGCCGGGTTGGCGGGACCGACATAGGCCAGGCCGTGCCGGTCGGCGAAGGAGCGCAGCTCCCGTTCCTCCTGGCTCGGGGTCAGCTCCCCGTGGCCGAGCGCCAGGACCACCGCGTCCATCCCGGACAGCAGGCCGCCGTCCTCCAGTGTCACCGTCTGCCGCCCGTCCGGGGCGTCGTCCAGCGCGACCGCGGTCGCCCGGTGCGTGTGGACCGTCACTCGGGGAGCGGCGGTGCGTAAAAGGTGCCGGAACACCCACTTCAGGTAGTGGCCGTGGAATGCCCGGGTCGGGTAGGTGTCCGGGCCTAGCCGCCGCGCCTCGTCCAGGACCCGGTCCGGGCAGCCCTCGGCGAACGCTCCCTGGCTGACCATGCGAGCCCACTCGTACAGGCTAGGCCCCGGCACCGACGGCCCCACGCAGTCCACGCTGTCGTCGGTGAACAGGGTCACCTGGGAGGCGACCGTGTTCATCAGCAGTTCGCCCGGCTGGTCGGTACGCCACACCGCGCCCGCGCCGGGCGGGTACGGGTCGACGAGGTGGACCACGACCGGACGGGTGGTTCCGGCGGTGCCGTCGGCGTTGGCGCAGATCCGCTCCAGGACCGAGAGCCCGCGTGGACCGGCACCGATCACACAGATGACGAGGGCGTCACCGGGCCCGCTCTGTGCCGGCCCGGTCAGTCCTGGCTCGGTCATTCCCTGCCCAGCCCGTCGCGCCAGCTCGGCCGCAGCGGCTTCCAGCCCAGCGCCGCACGGGCCCGGTCGTTCGCCGCCCCGCGCGCCGCGGTGAGCTGGTGGGCCATGAACCAGCCGAGCAGCCGGGGCGCCATCGCCGCCGGAACCGTGCGCGGGGGCGGCCCGCCCAGCGTGCGGGCGTAGTGCGGCAGCCACTGCACGGCCGGGGCCGGGTCGTCGTCCGTCACGTGGAAGACCCCGGTGGCATCCGACTCCACGGCCGCCACCGCGGCCCCCACGGCGTCCTCCACATGCAGGAACGACATGATCCCGGAGCCGCCCTCGGGCAGCGGAAGTTTCCCGGCCAGCACCCGCTGCCCGGTCCCGCCGTCACGGGCGTACGCGGTCCCGGCGCCGTACAGCGTGCCGTACCGCAACACCGCGCCCGCGAGGTCCGGGCCGCCGCCCAGGACCAGCCGCTCCAGCTCGGCGACGGCCCGTACGGTGGCGGCCCAGCCCGGGTCGGGGGCGTCCACGTACAGCGGTGCGTCCTCGTCGAGGACCGGATCCCCGGCCGGGGCGGCGGCGAAGGCGATGGACTGCGCGACCAGCCGCCGCGCACCGGCCGCCCGGGCCGCCGCGACCAGGTTGGCGGTGCCCTCGGTACGCAACCGCGCGGTCAGCGCGAAGGCCCCCGCGGAGTCGTCGCGCAGCAGCCGCAACGCCGACATCTGGTGGACGACCACCTCCGGCCTGGCGGCCGACACCGCCGCCAGCAGGGCCTGACGGTCGAGGGCGTCGGCGAACACGACCGCGTCCGCCTCCGGGGCCCCGGCCCGGGACTCCTCACGTACCAGCGCGCTCACCTGGTGTCCTCGCGCCCGGAGCGCGCCCACCAGCGGATGTCCGACCACTCCGGTGGCCCCGGCGACCAGCACTCGCACGGCTCAGCCCTCCCCACCAGAAGCGACAGGAGTGGCGACCCGCATCAGCAGGCGGCACGCCTTGTCCCCGTCCCGCAGACAGCTCTCGGCCCGGTTCTCCGTCAGGGTCACGCCGAGTCCCTCGGACCAGCCCGCGTGGATGTCGGTGCACGGGCACCGGTAGCCCTCCAGCGAACCGGACATCCGCACCATGGTGATGGCGAAGTTCCGCCGCAGGGTGAGCACGATCAGGTCGTCACCCTCCACCTCGGTGGAGGCGTTGCGCAGTTCCGGCGGGAACATGCGGTCCCCGCAGTCGTCGTAGCGGCGGCGCAGCTCCTCCAGGTCCTTGCCGCTGTCACCGGTGCCGGGGAGCGGGCCGCTCCGGCGAGCGACCTGCTGCGCGACCTTGAGGGCGACCTTGCGCATCGCCTCGGCGTTGATCTCGTTCGCGGCCTGCTGCCCGAACCGCGCGGCCACTCCCTGGTACCAGTTGGCGTCGTGCTGCCACCACAGCCGGTACGCCTCCGACGCCCGGGCACGGTGGTTGACTTCGCCGGCACCCGTTTCCGTACTCATGCGAGCTCCTTGGCGGCGAAGCGGTCGCGCATCACGCGTTTGAGGACCTTGCCGGTGGCGCCCTTGGCCACGTCGTCGGGCTTCATCGGCACGGCCCGGGTCACCGGGGGGAAGCCGGCTCCCGACAGGACCGCGTTGACCTGCCCGGTCCACGCCTCGTCGCCGTCTTTGTCGTCGGCGACGTCGTGCGTGAGCTGGAGCAGCGCGTACGCCTCGGCCTCTCCGTCGCCGTCCCAGTCGGCTCGTACGCCGGCCGGGGCGACCCCGACGACGGTGCAGTCGGCCAGTTCGGGCAGCTCCCGCAGCAGCAGTTCCTCGGTGCGGGTGCTGAACAGGATTCCGTCGCGGGTCCGGATGGCGTCGGTCGCCCTGTCCAGGTGGTAGAAGTTGCCTTCCTCGTCCTGGTAGGCGAGGTCCCCGGGAAGCCAGTAGCCGCCCAGCCGCATCCGGTTCCAGGTCAGCGAGTCGTTCCAGTAACCGGGCGTGATCGTCGGCGACTTCAGGCCGAGGCGGCCGATCTCCCCGGGCGGCAGCGGGGTTCCGTCCTCGGCGAGCACGGCGGCCTCGGCGAAGCTGAACGGCTTGCCGATGCAGCGCGAGTACGCGGAGGTGTCCTTGGTGTGCCGGTTGTGGAAGATCGAGTGGCCGACCTCGGAGGAGCCGAGCCCGTCGATGAAGACGGAACCCTCGACCCGACTGCGGCGCAGAACCCCGCCGTCCCTGCTGATCTCCTCGCGAACGCCGTGCCGCACCAGGGCCCGGATGTGCGCCTCGTGCGCCGCGTCGCCTGTGTTGAACCACACCTCGACGCTGGACAGGTCACGGGCCGCCAGGTCCTCCCCGGCCATCTCACCGAAGGTTCCGGCGAAGGCCAGTACCGTGCTCGGCCGGAACTCCTCGATGGCGTCGAGCACTTCGGTGCCGCGCTGGCTGGAGAGCAGCTTGATGTCCGCGCGCAGCAGCAGGCAGTACAGCAGAGTCGCGATGGAGGCGTTGTGCGGCCCCGGCAGCGCCACCAGGGTGCGCGCCATGTCGGCTCCGGTGGAGTAGCGCAGCCGGTGCACCTGCGAGTACATCAGCGTCCGGTGGGTGTGCGGCACTCCCTTGGGCATACCGGTGGTCCCGGAGGAGTGCGAGATGATCACCGGGTCGGTGGGGTCGTGCCGGTACGGGTACGACTGCGGCAACCGCTCGCGGAACTCCGGCCCGATCCCGTCGGCGGTCACGCAGAAGCCGAGCCCCGACTCCGGGCCCGACAGCACGGAGTGGTGCTCGGCGTCCGTGAACGCACCCACCGAACCCTGACGGCGCACGTACTCGCGGGCGATCTCGGGGCGCAGGTTGCCGTTGACGAGCGACGGGATCGCGCCGAGAGACGTCAGGGCCAGGTAGTTCACCGCGTTCTCGGCACTGGAGTGGGAGTGCACGGCGACCGGGTCGCGGGGTGCCACGCCGTGGGCCGCGTACCAGCCCGCGTACGTCTCGACGGCCTCGCAGAGCTGACGCAGCGTCAGCACCTCGGGACGGCTGCCGTCCGGCGCCTGCCAGCTGCCGTCCGTCCGCAGCACGGGCTCGTCGAGCGGGCGGCCGTACGCCTTCAGGCGCTCCAGGATGTTGCCGGCGCCGAGTTCGGTGTCGGAGCAGATCCGTGCCCGCTCCTGCCTACTGATGAGCATGGTTCTCCGTCTCG contains:
- a CDS encoding MFS transporter, whose protein sequence is MSTVSPTEEKAAPSRAWPVLVVVVCAQMLIWLDTSVLNVAVTTLADPDEGLGATPAELEWVASAYTLVFAGTLFAGGALADRFGPRTTLIAGLALFGAASGAGAFASSPAWLIVARAFMGAGSALLMPATLSVIVQSTPEEKRTRAIAIWSSSSGLGVAVGPVVGGALLSHFWWGSVFLVNVPIVALCLAGVVAVVPELKGPRRRVLDLPGMGLSVLGLGGVVYGIIELGNGRTWYGPHVFLPLLLGGALLTAFVAGQRRSPAPSLDLRLFRQPGFTAGSVVLLIAFMALAGHLFYAAFYLQGPRGLSPADAGTVMIAAAVGIVLGSQASPAMSRLLSARWTVAAGVLATAATYVGYLWFDGRTSILTVAALLWVQGFGMGLVGTPVTAVMMSGVPPHLAGAGSAVNSVTRQVGGTLGVAMAGSVLSGVYRARMADAELPGDAQGLTAGAEEQARTSAEAARSLAGSLRLPELAATADRAFLDAMYAATFWTAVLALVGFAVSVVGLRARDSSSENSGTGTSEAEKAQEQRKRHGGDNGTGTGSVGSRDRGQQGDRTGHGTPLREGGGPGHGDLPGR
- a CDS encoding class-II fumarase/aspartase family protein; translated protein: MSVGTDAGLLAPTWAGTPVAAEVTDEAWLQAMLDAEVALARAQHAVGLTPAAAVEAIASVAHADRLDLVALAHAARAAANPVVALVSAFTEVVAARDVAAAEYVHRGSTSQDILDSAAMLVARRVLGLIATDLERTGAALAALADTHRHTVLAGRTLAQHAVPTTFGLKAAGWLQLVADALARVRTVASALPAQLGGAAGTLAAYREYAALDGGAGEGGVELLAPFAEALGLAEPVLPWHTVRTPIAELGAVLQLVTGALGKFALDVQTLSRTEIGEVSEPAAAGRGASSAMPQKRNPALATLIVAAARQVPAHALVLAQCMLAEDERPAGAWHAEWQPLREALRLAGGATHTAVELAEGLIVHPERMLANLELTGGAIVTERLTVALAPVLGKVRAKKLLTAASAEAADTGRTIGEVLSGHPEVSARLTTDQLSELLDPARYTGAADALVDRALRGYGHLGDTTDDGGIR
- a CDS encoding FAD/NAD(P)-binding protein gives rise to the protein MTEPGLTGPAQSGPGDALVICVIGAGPRGLSVLERICANADGTAGTTRPVVVHLVDPYPPGAGAVWRTDQPGELLMNTVASQVTLFTDDSVDCVGPSVPGPSLYEWARMVSQGAFAEGCPDRVLDEARRLGPDTYPTRAFHGHYLKWVFRHLLRTAAPRVTVHTHRATAVALDDAPDGRQTVTLEDGGLLSGMDAVVLALGHGELTPSQEERELRSFADRHGLAYVGPANPADTDLSGIPPGTPVALRGLGLNFFDQVALLTEGRGGTFKESQSGLVYLPSGNEPVLYAGSRRGVPYHARGENEKGALGRHHPRFLTPEVIAGLRRADGGRLATFRSDIWPLIDREVRTVYHEAWILAAHGPGAADEFVRSCLAGACLAGAGEAALLDRYAVPPGERWDWQRIERPYGERTFAGRDDFRHWLLDHLRRDVAEARLGNVSGPLKAALDALRDLRNEIRLVVDHGGVSGESYRAELDGWYTPLNAFTSIGPPAFRIEQLIALIEAEVLHMVGPRMRVRPSAREGGFLVDAELVSAPEVLVSALVEARLPVVDLRRSTNPLLRGLLTAGQCGPYRLTGWETGGLAVTGSPPRLVDAAGRAHPRRFAFGVPTEGVRWVTAVGIRPGVGSVTLEDSDAIARAALQLAGNEVALSASTLTVRQTPDAGGRRA
- a CDS encoding NAD-dependent epimerase/dehydratase family protein: MRVLVAGATGVVGHPLVGALRARGHQVSALVREESRAGAPEADAVVFADALDRQALLAAVSAARPEVVVHQMSALRLLRDDSAGAFALTARLRTEGTANLVAAARAAGARRLVAQSIAFAAAPAGDPVLDEDAPLYVDAPDPGWAATVRAVAELERLVLGGGPDLAGAVLRYGTLYGAGTAYARDGGTGQRVLAGKLPLPEGGSGIMSFLHVEDAVGAAVAAVESDATGVFHVTDDDPAPAVQWLPHYARTLGGPPPRTVPAAMAPRLLGWFMAHQLTAARGAANDRARAALGWKPLRPSWRDGLGRE
- a CDS encoding class I adenylate-forming enzyme family protein, which codes for MLISRQERARICSDTELGAGNILERLKAYGRPLDEPVLRTDGSWQAPDGSRPEVLTLRQLCEAVETYAGWYAAHGVAPRDPVAVHSHSSAENAVNYLALTSLGAIPSLVNGNLRPEIAREYVRRQGSVGAFTDAEHHSVLSGPESGLGFCVTADGIGPEFRERLPQSYPYRHDPTDPVIISHSSGTTGMPKGVPHTHRTLMYSQVHRLRYSTGADMARTLVALPGPHNASIATLLYCLLLRADIKLLSSQRGTEVLDAIEEFRPSTVLAFAGTFGEMAGEDLAARDLSSVEVWFNTGDAAHEAHIRALVRHGVREEISRDGGVLRRSRVEGSVFIDGLGSSEVGHSIFHNRHTKDTSAYSRCIGKPFSFAEAAVLAEDGTPLPPGEIGRLGLKSPTITPGYWNDSLTWNRMRLGGYWLPGDLAYQDEEGNFYHLDRATDAIRTRDGILFSTRTEELLLRELPELADCTVVGVAPAGVRADWDGDGEAEAYALLQLTHDVADDKDGDEAWTGQVNAVLSGAGFPPVTRAVPMKPDDVAKGATGKVLKRVMRDRFAAKELA